The genomic window cctgattttgctcaagttcctcctggacttggaccgccctcgttgcgattttctgttgctccgtctaccacctcctgctcctccagaagccatcaaagctgagcCATCGTCatttgagctcgaagctggattctcccttctgagaacctcgttctagagtatcgccgcggtgacctcatccatcttgatagtgctctttcccactagaagagcagtcaccaaagacttgtacgaaggtggaagcgacgctagcaaaaccagtgccctagtcttctcctcaatattctcaccaatgctgaggaggtcggtgaaaatcttctgaaagtgactaagatgctcttgcatgctctgtccttcagtcatccgtagttggtagaactgcctccagaggaaaagagtattggtgagagacttcgccatgtacaactcctcgagcttcgaccacagcaccgtcgggaaaatctcgcttagcacatggatcaccacctcatccgtcaggtacatatggatggtgctcaccgcctgcatctgtagccgtttccaatcccgcacctccatggtggtcggcttctcattacacaagagagcatcgatcaattcctgttggatgagcacgtccttcatctttgcctgccacaaggagaaattgctcttaccatcgaacttgttgatctccatcttgattgttcctgtcttctccatcttcagtcttgctcaccaccgctgcaatctgcgtccttgtaccgccttgctctgataccacttgttgggtggatgtctggccaggacaccacctcccaagatcttttcagtaccacgtgatgcagtaggaagaaagaagaaacaaaacaaaacaatcaaaatacgtggatcagccacaaaagggctcatctccacggggcatgcaaacttcactataaaaaaaaaaatttacaagaagagatctcaccctcaactcttgtacacccaattctctctcactggaAGTTTCCCtctcaaaaactctctctctcttgaaagacccccTGAACTCTTGAAGTGCCTgatgtccgctgtccaggagcctcctgctccttctctctcaacgcttcagcctccccttcttctctggGTTTCGTACGGCTCCGTACGGCGCGTCTTCAGCAAAAAATCAGATCACCTGCTCTCTATTtcaccgatcagccctatttaaaggactTAAatctgattagagagggattagaagtcttaaacaaagccaaataaccccttggaccatcggatcaagaccgagacatttctgggccctccgatcgcgctccgatccatgaaatagtgccatagaccgcgagaaacgcgtgggaaatacCCACACAGTCCATAGGCCCAGCTGTGGAcctcccggtccacggtggattggGGTGcagggcccaggcaaggcgcctgggcctgggccggcccgtgcgCGCGGGCCCACGCAcgggctgggccgtgcgcccgcctgggccgcacgcccgcctgcCCACCTGGGTCGCGCACCTGGATCGCACGTCCCGCACGTTGGCCCTGCTTGGGCCACGCACCGCCGCCGCTCCACCGGCcgtcggcggtcctccaccgcctcggatctcgtgccgacttcaaaagctcgtatcttttcCATCCGAgttccgtttgaggtgatcttgatctcgttggactccgtttttcgccgcgaaccttgctgtgggctcaatatgggttgaatcttgaggcgtcaaatcctaacatatacatacacatacacatacatacatatgaatTTTGAAAAACCAACTGAcataaatgttttttttttttattatttttttacttttgagaagaataaagttttttttttttttcatttttccaaGAAGTTAAAGATGTCAATGTTGGGTGAATAAATTAACAAGCTTGATGTTTAGGGATATTCTCAACGTTTAACTGGCCCAAAGCCTTCACGATCATGGGAAAGTCATTTACAAAACTTCGAAAGGGATATGAAAGAGCTTCTGAAATATACAGCATATGCCTATAAGGAAACATTACAACTAATAAGAAGACAGAAAGAAACCACAAGTCCACCATCATCCACAGCTTAATCAAAAGTCTCACTGCATCTTTCCTATTTTGGCTCAGTGTTCATTATTACAGCAACCTATTCAATGTCTCCCTCTTGTTTCTCATCTGCTGGCTAAATATTTGCTTTTGTCTAGCAAAGCACATGTGACTGCACAAGTGAACCCTTCATGTTTCTCCACTCATTAGTGCTCTGAGGTGCTGCCTAACAAGCAGATTAATACCACGTAGAAGGGATGCCAAGAGCCTACGATGCTCTcttggctctttttttttttttttgatacaaaagtgtttctccttcttcttcttctcaaaaaAGGTGTTCCTCTTTTCTTCTATCATTGCGACAATTTCCAAAGTGCCAGATGATTTTGTTGTCCTTGCTGTTCTAGGTGATCTTGCTGCTTGATCCTCTGGTTGACATAATTATGTCATTCCCCCAACAAGAAGTatgctattaaaaaaaaaaaaatggtagttGAATGGCATCAAATTTTGGGTGATACCTATTGGTCAAAAATCTATGGTCCTACAGCTCAAATCCAATATTTTAACAACTTCCGACGTAGTATCCAAGTAAATTACATTGTCAGGAATttaactttctttcttttcttttatttgttcTAAGCAAGTTTTAAGCATCAAATGACACTATGAAAAGGAATCattgtctcaaaaaaaaaaaactctgaaaAGGAAGGAAAAGAGACCAGAGAAACACTACATAAAGATCATTAGAAAGCACCTTAGCAGCATCAATGGCATTGGCGACAGTTATGAACTGCTGCGGCGAGACCGAATGGAGCAGCCACCTGCTGCGGAAGACATGCAGCGAGCCCGAGCACCTCCTTGATATCTCAACACCATTCTCCAATGCCAACACTTTCCATCCATCACCACCTCCAGCCAGGCTCGAGTCCGAGGCAGATAGCAGCTCCTGAATGCAGCTCTCACTTGCATAAGATACATACCTCCTCAAAGAATCCTCACTAACGGACCTGTGAACAAATAAAGTGGCAAAATAGAAAAGTGTGAGATTTGGTGCACAAAAACAGTGCATCACAAGAAGAGTTACCAAGAGCGAGTAGTTTTAGTGGCAGCAGTTGAGGAAGTGCTCATTGTGTCAATTGGCTTAGGAAGGTTGAGGAAGAGAGTGTTTGATATATGGAGTGTTTGATAGGGAAGAGATGGAGGCAAAGAAGGGGATGGGAGTGGACTTGCAGTGATTGGATCACATGCAATCCAAGTAGAAGAACCCCCATGATTGGACTTGCATGTGCTCTCTCTTAGTCACACATTAAAGAAAGATTCTTTTCTTTAAGGAGGAGGGCAAAGGGTGGGGGAGGTGAAGCACATGGAGTGTTGGTGAGAAGTGGAAGAAAAGAATGGCAAGGACTGCAGTAAGGAAGACATACTAAGAGCCATGCCAAAAGGGGCATAGCTGATGTTTTGTAGATGTTTGCCTACTTTGTGGGGCTTTGGCAGCACAAAGCCACCTCAGAACAGTGATGTACCCCTGCCATATGGTGGCTTCGGAGGCCGCCATGTCAGACAGGGCCCACATCATCAGGCCCCACAGTTCATTCGATCGGAACATGTGGCGGGGCCACATGTTTCCTTTACTGTTCAACCATACCCAATACCTCATAACATAAAATGTTTGGGAGGATTGGAAAATTCCCTACATTCATTTCTAAAATGTTGTTTCATGTGGGGAAGTGCCAGGTAAAAGGATAGCCAGAAAGTGGCTTGCAAGTTCCAATACTCTTTAGAAGCTTTTACTGCTAAAAGTTATTCCATTGTGCTTTAGTGGGGCTTGTGATACAAGATGCCAAACTGTTGAAATATTGAAAACTAAATCAAGAGAGTGGCTACACACTTTATAGAACATTTATGGCATTCCACAGTACATGAAGGATAAAATATATCTCTCTTATACACAGGAAAGTGTTTCACTGTTTGCTAAAAAAGAATTTACTGAGAACCAGATTCTTACATGGACGTTAGAGATAAAGAGGAAAGATCACATAGAAAAAGGAGACTTTATTGGGCATTTACAACGTTTATTAGCTTATAAACATGGTGAATCACAAGCCTAATATAGAGATTAGTCAAATTAAGTTTGTAGCTGATGCTGACAGAGGAAGCCCTCTGCTTTTCGGCTTCCTTCAGAGTCTTTAATTGCATCTTCTATTGGTGTGAAGGCCAGGCCCGGTTGAGTTTCTTTGGTAAAACTGTTTAACAACAGAGTCAGCAAGAAAGTATTAAATTGTTTGAAGCATGGAAGGATTAATATGCCAGATTCATGACAATCTagaaaatattttagaggctGCATGCATTGCACAGTGGACAGGACAATGTGGCCCTTAGATAACAGACCAGGTGCAAAGGTTGCTAGATAACAGTCTCTATGAAGGTGGATACAGGGCCTTTGAAGCATCTTGTAGGGGCAAAAACAAACATCAGATTCAATTTGAGATCTTGACCCATTGTAAAAAAGGACACTGCAAGAAGTCATAATAAACTATTAGCATGAAAGACGGAACAAATAGAATTACATG from Elaeis guineensis isolate ETL-2024a chromosome 9, EG11, whole genome shotgun sequence includes these protein-coding regions:
- the LOC105051543 gene encoding uncharacterized protein isoform X4, yielding MHCFCAPNLTLFYFATLFVHRSVSEDSLRRYVSYASESCIQELLSASDSSLAGGGDGWKVLALENGVEISRRCSGSLHVFRSRWLLHSVSPQQFITVANAIDAAKVVAVASLPKEIAAGLQPKKNNAIRGLLLQSGWVVEKLENDSCMVTYVIQLDPAGWLPKCFVNRLNTKLVMIIENLKMLAQTCPMSGAM